The DNA window AGCTATGCAATAGGCCTTCGGCCCGGGCAAAGGCCTCAGGACCAGCGGCTAAAGCCAACAGCCAATAAACCAAAAAGAGGCTGGCAACGCTCAAAACCACACCAGAGGCGCGATGTCCAAAGGACATCACCATAATCAGATGCGGTTTGTAGATCTGCGCATGGGGTGACAGCGGACGATGATCGGTTTGCATAGAAGGATTCATCCCAAGGGCGATTAAAAGTCACTGCAACGGCCGCGCTGTTCCCAATCGCCGTAGCGTGTGGGTTCCGGGCCGTCAAAACCACCGATTTCACGAGGCTGATTGCGGGCAGGGCGCTTCCCAGCCGCATTCTGCTTGGGCTGTGCTGGCATTTTGTCCGCATCCGCGGGCTTGGCCTGCTGTTCACTCATCCTCAAATTCCGCTATCGTTATGGTTATGTGGCAGTGCATCAAAACACTATTGATAGCAGGTCAGATCGGGTCGCGCAAGCCTGAGTCTTGATCGAACTCAGGGCAAATATCAGGCCTAGGTGATCACATCCGGCTGGCTGCGCTGGGTGTAATGTTGGATCTGTGCCAGTGATTCTGCCAATTCCAGTAAGGGCCGCAGCGCGCTTTGTGGATCCTCCAGTAAACACCCGGGATCCGACTCGTAGCGTTCCACATAAAGCCTTAGGGTCGCGCCACTGGTGCCGGTGCCTGAGAGCCGGAAAATCAGCCGAGCCCCTTCTTCAAAAAGAATGCGTAGTCCCTGACCCGTGCTCACCGAAGCATCCACCGGATCGGTATAGGCAAAATCATCCGCAGCTGTCACGGTGAATGGCCCAAAGGATTGTCCGATCAGCTCAGGTAGGCGTGCGCGCAGGGTCTGCATTAAATCCCCAGCCGCATCGCTGTCCACGTCTTCATAGTCATGGCGGGTGTAATAATTTCGGCCAAAGCGCTGCCAATGCTCCTTGACGATCTCGGCCACCGACTGGCGGCGCACCGCCAACAAATTCAGCCAAAACAGCACGGCCCACAGTCCATCTTTTTCGCGCACATGATCAGAACCCGTGCCAAAGCTCTCCTCACCACATAGCGTGATCGCGCCCGCGTCCAACAAGTTGCCGAAAAATTTCCAGCCGGTAGGGGTTTCATGACAAGCAATGCCTAAGGCCTCAGCCACCCGATCGGCAGCGCAACTGGTGGGCATAGAGCGGGCCACGCCGGCAATGCCTTGGCGGTAACCCGGCAACAAATGCGCATTGGCTGCCATGATCGCCAGGCTGTCAGAAGGCGTGACGAAAAAACGCGATCCCAGGATCATATTACGATCGCCATCGCCATCCGAAGCCGCGCCGAAATCCGGCCCATTGGGGCGATTCAATACGGCCACCAGATCGGCGGCGTACACCAAATTCGGATCGGGGTGCACCCCGCCGAAATCAGCCAGGGGCTCAGCGCGCATTACCGTCCCCTCCGGTGCGCCCAGCAGATCTTCAAGTATCCGCAGCGCATAAGGCCCCGTGACCGCATGCATCGCATCAAACCGCATGCTGAACAGGCCGCTGGCCAGCAAAGTGCGCATGGCCTTGAAGTCAAATAAGCTTTGCATCAGCTCGGCATAATCCGCTACCGGATCCACTACCGTGAGCTTCATGCCTTCCAGAGTATGCTCCCCCAGATGGTCAATATTGATGCCGCTGGGCGGGCAGATGCGGTAGTGTTCGAGCTCGAGGGTGCGCTGATAAATGGCCTCGGTGACGCTCTCGGGTGCCGGGCCGCCGTTGGGCATATTGAACTTGATGCCAAAATCAGCATCGGGTCCACCCGGGTTGTGACTGGCCGAGAGTATCAGCCCACCCTGGGTACGGTACTTGCGAATCAGGCAAGAAGCTGCCGGTGTGGAGAGGATGCCGCCCTGACCGACGATGACATGACCCACGCCATTGGCCTGCGCCATACGCAGGATGATGCCGATGGCTTCGCGATTGTAGAAGCGTCCGTCACCGCCCAGTACTAGGGTTCCCCCCTGAAGGTCGGGTCGCACATCAAACACCGCCTGCACGAAATTTTCGAGGTAGTGCGGCTGGCGGAATGCCGTCACTTTTTTGCGCAGGCCAGAGGTGCCGGGTTTTTGATCGGTGAAGGTTTTGGTGGCGATAGATTCGATTTTCATGGTCTCTCCCTGTGCTAAGCTTCCGACATGCTGCTCAAGACCCGCAAACCTGCTTATGTGGAGCCTATGCCGCGCAGTTTCGCTGCGCTGATGGATGTCTATGAGCTCAATTATATCCGCTTGCGCCAGCTCTGCCCCGATCTAGGACACGATTTACAGCCACGGCTTTCGCGCATTGCCGACGGCATGGATTTGCATTTTCAGGTGCTCGAGCGCGGCCCTTACACCACGACGCTGCTACTCACCTATGAATTCACCGCAGGTAAGCGCCAAACTCAGCGGCGCAGCCCCAATCTGCGTATCCGCGTCTACCACGATGCGCGTCAAGTCGAGGTCTTGGGCAAAGACACAGGCCCACTGCGCTGGAATGCCGATGAGGGCAGCAGCGATCTGGGCTGGCAGGCCATGCAAACCCGCTGGCGGATGAATCGCTTCCTCTATAAGTGGCTGGGGTTTTGCCTGCGCCAAGGCCATCGGTTCGCCTGAGCCGAAACTTTTTTTGCCTTAATTCTTGACCAAAGTGATCAGGTATTGTAGAACTAGGTTAAATCCTGAGCATTTTGATCAGGAATTCAAACCAACGATACTTGCGAGGCGAAAAAGGATGAGACTGTCAACGAAAAGTCGCTACGCTGTGACTGCCATGTTGGACTTAGCGATCCACGACCGTATCGGTCCGGTGACTCTGGCAGATATTTCACAGACCCAAGGGATTTCTCTGTCCTATTTAGAGCAGCTGTTTGCCAAGTTGCGCCGGCATCGCTTGGTAGAAGGGGTGCGCGGGCCCGGTGGTGGCTATCGTTTGGGCAAACCCTCCAGCCAGATCACCATCGCATCGATCATCAACGCGGTGGACGAAAACGTCGAAATGACGCGCTGCGGTGGCAAGGCCAACTGCCAGGAAGGCGAGCGTTGTCTGACCCATGAACTCTGGGATGAACTCAGCCGGCAGCTGTTTGGTTTCTTGGATGGGATCACGTTGGCAGAATTTGCGAACCGACCCGATGTCTTGGAAGTCGCCCGCCGCCAGGATTCGCGCATGGGGCGCCGTGATGATGCCCTGATGTTCCGTCGCACCGCTGCTTAAGTTTTAGGAGAGATTCATGAGTATCAAGTTACCGATTTATTTGGACTATTCCTCGACCACGCCGATGGACGAGCGTGTGGCCAGGAAGATGAGTGAGTATTTGACGGTGGATGGTTTATTTGGCAATCCGGCCTCGCGCTCACACAAGTTTGGCTGGGAGTCTGAGGCGGCGGTCGAGGAGGCGCGTGAAGAGGTGGCTGCGTTGGTGAACGCGGATCCGCGCGAGATTATTTGGACCAGTGGTGCCACCGAAGCCAATAACCTGGCGATCAAAGGCGCTGCGCACTTCTATCATAAGAAGGGCCGTCATATTGTGACCGTTAAGACCGAACACAAAGCGGTACTGGACTCTACCCGTCAACTCGAGCGCGAAGGCTATGAAGTGACCTACCTGGATCCTGAGCCCAATGGTCTGGTGGATCTGGCTAAGCTTGAGGCGGCGCTGCGCGATGACACGATCTTGGTGTCGATCATGCATGTGAACAATGAGATCGGCGTGATCCAAGATCTCAACGCCATTGGCACCTTGACCCGCTCCAAAGGGATTATCTTTCATGTCGATGGGGCGCAGTCCACTGGTAAGGTGGTGATTGATCTTGAGAAGCTGCCGGTAGACCTGATGAGCTTTTCGGCGCACAAGACCTATGGCCCCAAAGGCATTGGTGCTTTGTATGTACGTAGAAAGCCCCGCGTTCGCCTAGAAGCGCAGATGCACGGCGGCGGCCATGAGCGCGGTTTGCGCTCGGGCACCTTGGCCACCCACCAGATCGTTGGTATGGGCGAGGCTTTCCGCATTGCCCGTGAAGAGATGGGCACGGAGATGGAGCGCGTCAGAAGTCTGCGCGATCGTCTGTGGAATGGCCTTAAGGATATGGACGAGGTCTACCTCAATGGCGACTTGGAACAGCGCGTTGCTGGTGCTTTGAACGTCTCGTTCAACTTTGTCGAAGGCGAGAGCCTGATCATGGCGCTCAAGGATATCGCCGTATCCTCGGGCTCGGCCTGTACCAGTGCCAGTCTTGAGCCCTCATACGTGCTGCGCGCCTTGGGCCGTGATGATGAGCTGGCACACAGCTCGATTCGCTTCTCCATTGGCCGCTACACCACGGCTGAAGAGATTGACTACACCATTGATTTGGTACGCGGCGCCGTTGAGAAGCTGCGTGAGCTGTCCCCGCTGTGGGAGATGCACCAGGAAGGCATCGACCTCAAAACCGTAGAGTGGGTCGCCCACTAACCCCCCAAATGGGGTCAGACCCCACAGTCAAAAACGGGGTCTGACCCCATTTGGGGTCAGACCCCACAAATCCGAAGAGGAGAACCAAGACATGGCATACAGTAACAAGGTGTTGGACCATTACGAGAACCCGCGCAATGTGGGAGCGATGGACAAGAACGATGCGAGCGTGGGCACTGGTATGGTGGGCGCCCCGGCTTGTGGTGATGTGATGAAGCTGCAGATTCGGGTGAGCGAGGCGGGCGTGATTGAAGATGCCAAGTTCAAGACCTATGGCTGTGGTTCGGCGATTGCCAGTTCCAGCTTGTTGACTGAGTGGGTCAAGGGTAAGACCTTGGACGAAGCCGGCAGCATCAAGAACACGCAGATTGCTGAAGAGCTGGCTTTGCCGCCGGTGAAGATCCACTGTTCGGTCTTAGCCGAAGACGCGATCAAGGCTGCCATCGACGACTACCGCAAGAAAAACGGCACAGCCGTCAGCGAAGTCGCCTAACGTAAAAACNNNNNNNNNNNNNNNNNNNN is part of the Ectothiorhodosinus mongolicus genome and encodes:
- the sdhC gene encoding succinate dehydrogenase, cytochrome b556 subunit, giving the protein MQTDHRPLSPHAQIYKPHLIMVMSFGHRASGVVLSVASLFLVYWLLALAAGPEAFARAEGLLHSWLGGLLMFLVSVSLFYHLATGVRHLVWDTGRGYAIDAVYNSCKMVLVATVVLTGLFWLVVL
- a CDS encoding DUF1674 domain-containing protein, translating into MSEQQAKPADADKMPAQPKQNAAGKRPARNQPREIGGFDGPEPTRYGDWEQRGRCSDF
- a CDS encoding alpha-D-glucose phosphate-specific phosphoglucomutase, encoding MKIESIATKTFTDQKPGTSGLRKKVTAFRQPHYLENFVQAVFDVRPDLQGGTLVLGGDGRFYNREAIGIILRMAQANGVGHVIVGQGGILSTPAASCLIRKYRTQGGLILSASHNPGGPDADFGIKFNMPNGGPAPESVTEAIYQRTLELEHYRICPPSGINIDHLGEHTLEGMKLTVVDPVADYAELMQSLFDFKAMRTLLASGLFSMRFDAMHAVTGPYALRILEDLLGAPEGTVMRAEPLADFGGVHPDPNLVYAADLVAVLNRPNGPDFGAASDGDGDRNMILGSRFFVTPSDSLAIMAANAHLLPGYRQGIAGVARSMPTSCAADRVAEALGIACHETPTGWKFFGNLLDAGAITLCGEESFGTGSDHVREKDGLWAVLFWLNLLAVRRQSVAEIVKEHWQRFGRNYYTRHDYEDVDSDAAGDLMQTLRARLPELIGQSFGPFTVTAADDFAYTDPVDASVSTGQGLRILFEEGARLIFRLSGTGTSGATLRLYVERYESDPGCLLEDPQSALRPLLELAESLAQIQHYTQRSQPDVIT
- a CDS encoding DUF1249 domain-containing protein, with amino-acid sequence MLLKTRKPAYVEPMPRSFAALMDVYELNYIRLRQLCPDLGHDLQPRLSRIADGMDLHFQVLERGPYTTTLLLTYEFTAGKRQTQRRSPNLRIRVYHDARQVEVLGKDTGPLRWNADEGSSDLGWQAMQTRWRMNRFLYKWLGFCLRQGHRFA
- a CDS encoding Fe-S cluster assembly transcription factor, whose product is MRLSTKSRYAVTAMLDLAIHDRIGPVTLADISQTQGISLSYLEQLFAKLRRHRLVEGVRGPGGGYRLGKPSSQITIASIINAVDENVEMTRCGGKANCQEGERCLTHELWDELSRQLFGFLDGITLAEFANRPDVLEVARRQDSRMGRRDDALMFRRTAA
- a CDS encoding IscS subfamily cysteine desulfurase, with amino-acid sequence MSIKLPIYLDYSSTTPMDERVARKMSEYLTVDGLFGNPASRSHKFGWESEAAVEEAREEVAALVNADPREIIWTSGATEANNLAIKGAAHFYHKKGRHIVTVKTEHKAVLDSTRQLEREGYEVTYLDPEPNGLVDLAKLEAALRDDTILVSIMHVNNEIGVIQDLNAIGTLTRSKGIIFHVDGAQSTGKVVIDLEKLPVDLMSFSAHKTYGPKGIGALYVRRKPRVRLEAQMHGGGHERGLRSGTLATHQIVGMGEAFRIAREEMGTEMERVRSLRDRLWNGLKDMDEVYLNGDLEQRVAGALNVSFNFVEGESLIMALKDIAVSSGSACTSASLEPSYVLRALGRDDELAHSSIRFSIGRYTTAEEIDYTIDLVRGAVEKLRELSPLWEMHQEGIDLKTVEWVAH
- the iscU gene encoding Fe-S cluster assembly scaffold IscU — its product is MAYSNKVLDHYENPRNVGAMDKNDASVGTGMVGAPACGDVMKLQIRVSEAGVIEDAKFKTYGCGSAIASSSLLTEWVKGKTLDEAGSIKNTQIAEELALPPVKIHCSVLAEDAIKAAIDDYRKKNGTAVSEVA